One bacterium DNA window includes the following coding sequences:
- a CDS encoding amino acid permease encodes MTEKKELAQSITLWDAIMLNAGSMIGSGIYIVPAAVAGYLQGSVWIMTAWIVGGLVSMLGALCLAELGAMMPKAGGIYIYLSRAFSPMWGFLYGWANFAVIMTGSIAAVAVGFATYLGYFIPFAPDEIKAVAIASIIFLTAINVVGILFGVAVQNFMTLLKIVSLGILIIIPIVVPGGSVEHFTPLFSDPNSGHWIGAFGLATIAVLWAFDGWIEITYVAGEVRDPQQNVPRALVVSTALIIGLYVLINMAYLYVLPADQLRASSLVASDMAKILMGPEGAAFVAGSVMISMFGANNGFVLSGARIYYAMAREGRFFEKIGDVHPRFGTPAVSIVAQGVWSCGLVFTGTFEQLTTYVVFASWFFYAMACMAVIVLRKKDPQTERPYRAWGYPWTPIVFIAFAAFLIGNAVMEDLRSSLIGVGIIITGLPLYGYWNQHRSR; translated from the coding sequence ATGACAGAAAAAAAAGAACTCGCACAATCTATCACGTTGTGGGATGCGATCATGCTCAATGCGGGCAGCATGATCGGCTCCGGCATTTATATTGTACCGGCGGCCGTGGCGGGTTATCTTCAGGGTTCGGTTTGGATCATGACGGCATGGATCGTCGGTGGATTGGTTAGTATGTTGGGTGCCTTGTGTTTGGCGGAATTGGGTGCGATGATGCCAAAGGCCGGAGGAATTTATATATACCTCAGCCGCGCTTTTTCGCCGATGTGGGGTTTTCTTTACGGATGGGCCAATTTCGCAGTGATTATGACCGGCTCTATTGCAGCCGTAGCTGTGGGTTTTGCGACGTATCTCGGATATTTTATCCCGTTTGCACCGGATGAAATAAAAGCGGTGGCGATTGCCAGCATCATATTTCTCACCGCCATCAATGTTGTCGGAATCCTTTTTGGTGTGGCCGTTCAAAACTTCATGACGCTGCTCAAAATTGTTTCCCTCGGAATATTGATCATTATTCCGATCGTAGTGCCCGGCGGATCGGTCGAACATTTCACGCCGCTTTTTTCTGACCCAAATTCCGGTCATTGGATCGGCGCTTTTGGTCTTGCCACGATTGCCGTGTTGTGGGCGTTTGACGGATGGATCGAAATCACCTATGTGGCCGGTGAAGTGCGTGATCCGCAACAAAATGTACCTCGCGCTTTGGTCGTATCTACCGCGCTCATCATCGGGCTCTATGTTTTGATCAATATGGCGTATCTTTATGTTTTGCCCGCGGATCAGTTGCGCGCTTCTTCGCTGGTCGCATCGGATATGGCTAAAATTTTAATGGGACCCGAAGGGGCAGCTTTTGTCGCGGGATCGGTCATGATTTCCATGTTTGGTGCCAATAACGGATTTGTCCTCAGCGGTGCACGTATTTATTACGCGATGGCCCGCGAGGGTCGTTTTTTTGAAAAAATCGGCGATGTGCATCCGCGTTTTGGTACACCGGCGGTATCGATTGTCGCACAGGGCGTTTGGTCCTGCGGATTAGTATTCACAGGTACTTTCGAGCAACTCACCACGTACGTCGTATTTGCATCATGGTTTTTTTATGCGATGGCGTGCATGGCGGTTATCGTGTTGAGAAAAAAAGACCCGCAAACCGAAAGACCATACCGCGCATGGGGTTATCCCTGGACTCCGATCGTGTTTATTGCGTTTGCGGCTTTTTTGATCGGTAATGCGGTCATGGAAGATTTGCGTTCATCATTGATCGGTGTGGGAATTATCATAACCGGATTGCCGTTGTATGGGTATTGGAATCAACATCGAAGTCGGTAA